In Dyadobacter subterraneus, a single genomic region encodes these proteins:
- a CDS encoding DUF1348 family protein: MIQKLPLPPFNFETATQKVQLAEDAWNSQDPERVSLAYTVNTEWRNRSEFINGREEVVKFLSTKWQKELSYKLKKELWAFTDNRIAVRFEYEYHDKDGKWFRAYGNENWEFDENGLMQKRFASINELAIKEEDRRL, from the coding sequence ATGATACAGAAACTTCCCTTACCGCCGTTTAATTTTGAAACTGCAACACAAAAAGTCCAGCTTGCAGAAGATGCCTGGAATAGTCAGGATCCCGAAAGAGTATCCCTCGCCTATACTGTAAATACCGAGTGGAGAAACCGCTCTGAATTCATAAATGGCCGCGAAGAAGTCGTAAAATTTCTATCTACAAAATGGCAAAAAGAACTAAGCTACAAATTAAAAAAAGAGCTTTGGGCATTTACAGATAACCGTATCGCCGTTCGGTTTGAATATGAGTACCATGACAAAGATGGAAAATGGTTCCGTGCCTACGGAAATGAAAACTGGGAATTTGACGAAAACGGATTAATGCAAAAAAGATTCGCAAGCATCAACGAGCTGGCCATTAAAGAAGAAGACCGAAGATTGTAA
- a CDS encoding TetR/AcrR family transcriptional regulator — MSNLFHYQGYNATGVNQIVEESGVGKSSLYQHFRSKEEMAVAYLNERHIFWFSNLVESTSTSESAEEKVLAAFDFITLMNEKEEYRGCSFLNMLSEIPKENTVLLTVIQQHKNEVQDFFRNTLKDTNIDSDHIYFLFESAIIESKLFTNAWPVHSAKSIIQSLFTHHYDTETSLTAV; from the coding sequence GTGTCAAACTTGTTTCATTATCAGGGTTATAATGCCACCGGTGTAAATCAAATTGTTGAAGAATCGGGAGTTGGAAAGTCGAGTCTTTATCAGCATTTCCGCTCCAAGGAAGAAATGGCCGTAGCCTATCTGAATGAGCGTCATATTTTCTGGTTTAGTAATCTTGTAGAATCAACCTCGACATCGGAAAGTGCAGAAGAAAAAGTGTTGGCAGCATTTGATTTCATTACTTTAATGAATGAAAAAGAGGAATACAGAGGTTGTTCATTTTTAAATATGCTATCTGAAATTCCGAAGGAAAATACCGTTTTACTTACTGTTATTCAACAACATAAAAACGAAGTTCAGGATTTTTTCAGAAATACTTTAAAGGATACGAATATTGACAGTGATCATATTTATTTCCTTTTTGAAAGTGCTATCATAGAGAGCAAATTATTTACCAATGCCTGGCCGGTTCATTCGGCAAAATCAATAATACAATCACTTTTCACTCATCACTATGATACAGAAACTTCCCTTACCGCCGTTTAA
- a CDS encoding ATP-binding protein, which yields MFELFHRSRTRNQYEGTGIGLAICKKLLSNHGGFISAQSDPGVGYVSNIFLPYQL from the coding sequence ATATTTGAGCTTTTCCATAGATCGCGTACCAGAAATCAATATGAAGGAACCGGAATTGGCCTGGCGATTTGTAAGAAATTATTATCTAACCACGGCGGATTTATTTCAGCCCAAAGCGATCCGGGAGTTGGATATGTCTCCAATATATTCCTGCCTTATCAGTTGTAA